One Microbacterium keratanolyticum DNA window includes the following coding sequences:
- a CDS encoding RNA polymerase sigma factor: MPETLTDAELVAQAAGGDDDAFRQLYRAYIRPVYWIAHGIVGTAADAEDVAQETFVVAWRKLGALQLESESLLPWLATICRFQAANRLRRQRRDRAHTADAVDETIADTVDVEQQVISAALAERIAAELQTLTELDREIFRLCASEGYAYQAAAAELGVSHGVVRNRLSRVRTQLRGAVRETEEA, from the coding sequence ATGCCAGAGACACTGACCGACGCCGAACTGGTCGCACAGGCCGCGGGCGGAGACGATGATGCCTTCCGGCAGCTCTATCGCGCTTACATCCGCCCTGTGTACTGGATCGCGCATGGCATCGTCGGCACCGCCGCCGATGCGGAGGATGTCGCACAGGAGACGTTCGTCGTCGCCTGGCGCAAGCTCGGGGCGCTCCAGTTGGAGAGCGAATCGCTGCTGCCCTGGCTGGCGACGATCTGCCGCTTCCAGGCGGCGAATCGCCTGCGGCGCCAGCGCAGAGATCGTGCACATACGGCGGATGCTGTCGACGAGACGATCGCCGACACGGTCGACGTCGAGCAGCAGGTGATCAGCGCGGCGCTCGCGGAGCGCATCGCGGCCGAGTTGCAGACGCTCACCGAACTGGATCGCGAGATCTTCCGCCTGTGCGCCAGCGAGGGCTACGCCTACCAGGCGGCAGCCGCTGAGCTGGGCGTCAGTCATGGCGTCGTTCGCAACCGTCTCTCCCGCGTTCGCACCCAGCTGCGCGGAGCTGTGAGAGAAACGGAAGAAGCATGA
- a CDS encoding DUF4349 domain-containing protein — protein MNTSHPELPALSEETIARIEQSVFTTIAEERASAQADAVPKDARAARSRARRRGWLTASGVAAAFVVGAVVSPALITASTGSLMSAGSASSESAIAPKLEGATMPEGLTLLDSTADMSAASPEAPREMITSASATVRVDDIQKSAEEIAALATRQGGFVESKNIGSSGVVADQSMPAPRTDDYAWISIRVPSDTLNETIAELEKTGEVIASSSNATDVTATAIDLRARVEATRASVQRLTELMAQTGTVGELIEAEVALTDRQAQLESYEQQLADLETQVAMSSLQVELTRTATVTEPDPAGFGDGLFAGWNGLLLTLNALVVAFGFLLPWLGVGAVAALIVWAIVRTRRARRTHAAPAGPAAPTE, from the coding sequence ATGAACACCTCGCACCCTGAACTCCCTGCTCTCTCGGAGGAGACCATCGCTCGCATCGAGCAGAGCGTGTTCACTACGATCGCGGAGGAGCGCGCGTCGGCACAGGCGGATGCCGTGCCGAAGGATGCGCGCGCTGCGCGGTCACGCGCTCGCAGGCGCGGATGGCTCACCGCATCCGGAGTAGCCGCCGCGTTCGTCGTCGGCGCCGTCGTCTCGCCCGCCCTGATCACCGCGTCGACGGGATCGCTCATGTCCGCAGGGTCGGCGTCGAGTGAGTCCGCGATCGCCCCAAAGCTCGAAGGCGCAACGATGCCTGAGGGCCTCACCCTTCTTGATTCGACGGCAGATATGTCGGCGGCGAGCCCCGAGGCACCGCGGGAGATGATCACCTCCGCCTCCGCGACTGTGCGTGTCGACGACATTCAGAAGTCAGCGGAGGAGATTGCCGCGCTCGCGACTCGCCAGGGCGGCTTCGTGGAGAGCAAGAACATCGGATCGTCCGGTGTCGTCGCCGACCAGTCGATGCCTGCTCCGCGCACGGATGACTATGCCTGGATCAGCATCCGGGTGCCGTCTGACACGTTGAACGAGACGATCGCCGAGCTGGAGAAAACTGGTGAGGTCATCGCCAGCTCCAGTAACGCCACGGATGTGACGGCGACCGCGATCGACCTGCGCGCGCGGGTCGAGGCGACGCGCGCGTCCGTGCAGCGGCTGACCGAGCTGATGGCGCAGACGGGGACGGTCGGAGAGCTCATCGAGGCCGAGGTCGCGCTCACGGACCGACAGGCGCAGCTCGAGTCGTATGAGCAGCAGCTCGCGGATCTCGAGACGCAGGTCGCGATGTCGTCGCTGCAGGTCGAGCTGACGCGCACGGCTACTGTGACCGAACCCGATCCGGCAGGTTTCGGCGACGGGCTCTTCGCCGGCTGGAACGGACTGCTGCTGACCCTCAATGCGCTGGTCGTCGCCTTCGGGTTCCTGCTCCCGTGGCTCGGCGTCGGCGCAGTCGCCGCGCTGATCGTCTGGGCGATCGTCCGGACCCGCCGCGCACGGCGCACACATGCCGCACCGGCGGGGCCGGCTGCGCCGACGGAGTAG
- a CDS encoding MBL fold metallo-hydrolase yields the protein MRLTKHEHAALRIEEAGETLLIDPGVYTLPLDGLHHVVGVVLTHEHPDHWTSAHLDRIISSAPGIPIYAPEGVAKAVSGHAITVVHPGDTVTAGGFTLTFFGGAHEVIHPSLPEIDNVGVLVNERLYYPGDSYAVPEGVAVDTLAAPLGAPWLRIRDAMDFVLTVAPRRAFGTHDMTLSEIGRGMHRARLQWATEQNGGEFFTLDPGDTLDI from the coding sequence ATGCGCCTCACTAAGCACGAACATGCCGCTCTCCGCATCGAAGAAGCCGGAGAGACCCTGCTGATCGATCCCGGGGTCTACACCTTGCCCCTCGACGGTCTCCACCACGTCGTCGGCGTCGTCCTCACACACGAACACCCCGACCACTGGACCTCCGCGCATCTCGACCGCATCATCTCCTCGGCGCCGGGAATCCCCATCTATGCACCGGAGGGTGTCGCCAAGGCCGTCTCCGGTCATGCCATCACGGTCGTCCATCCCGGTGACACGGTCACGGCGGGCGGCTTCACGCTCACCTTCTTCGGCGGCGCACACGAGGTGATCCATCCCTCGCTTCCCGAGATCGACAATGTGGGTGTCCTCGTGAATGAGCGCCTGTACTACCCCGGTGACTCCTACGCGGTTCCGGAGGGGGTCGCCGTGGACACTCTCGCCGCTCCCCTGGGCGCGCCATGGCTGCGCATTCGAGACGCGATGGATTTCGTGCTCACGGTCGCACCCCGTCGCGCCTTCGGCACCCATGACATGACGCTCTCGGAGATCGGCCGCGGCATGCACCGTGCACGCCTACAATGGGCGACTGAGCAGAACGGCGGAGAGTTCTTCACACTCGACCCCGGCGACACCCTCGACATCTGA
- a CDS encoding GNAT family N-acetyltransferase: protein MNPSKRVLPEPTERLRFREMTPADLDSMAAMLADPSVMAFYPAPKTRDESADWIARMRASYAEHGHGLWIIETHDGEFVGDCGLTWQSYNENPVLEVGYHVQAGQQRKGYATEAARACLELVRQEFAPTLLTAIIHPDNVASRGVAENLGMTHIADDHAHPWIVRTVMGMQVT from the coding sequence GTGAACCCTTCGAAGCGAGTTCTTCCCGAGCCCACCGAGCGGCTCCGATTCCGAGAGATGACTCCCGCGGATCTCGACAGCATGGCGGCCATGCTCGCGGACCCCTCCGTCATGGCCTTCTACCCCGCTCCGAAGACCCGCGACGAGTCCGCGGACTGGATCGCGCGGATGCGGGCGAGCTACGCGGAACACGGCCACGGTCTGTGGATCATCGAGACCCACGACGGAGAGTTCGTCGGCGACTGCGGTCTCACCTGGCAGTCGTACAACGAGAATCCGGTGCTCGAGGTGGGCTATCACGTGCAGGCGGGACAGCAGCGCAAGGGCTACGCGACGGAGGCCGCTCGCGCCTGTCTGGAGCTCGTGCGCCAGGAGTTCGCGCCGACCCTCCTCACGGCGATCATCCACCCCGACAACGTCGCCTCACGCGGCGTCGCCGAGAACCTCGGAATGACCCACATCGCCGATGACCACGCGCATCCGTGGATCGTGCGCACCGTCATGGGGATGCAGGTCACCTAG
- the pepN gene encoding aminopeptidase N — MTTANLTREETAARSAAVTARSIRVELDLTGAPDQDQATFPVRTTLEFDATTTTTWIDFIGERVARVVVNGIEQAVAYDGARIVVDGLAAQNTVEIEASGLYSRSGEGLHRFVDPVDGETYLYTHYEPADARRVMACFEQPDMKSRYTFVVTAPEGWHVLSNQSPAHTALAAGTQIVEFAPTLPLSSYITCIAAGPYHRVQDTWTGEAGEIALGVFCRASLAPHLDADEILTVTKQGLDFFHEAFAFPYPWGKYDQIFVPEYNIGAMENPGLVTFTEAYIFRGASTRAQKSGRANTILHEMAHMWFGDLVTMRWWDDLWLKESFADYMGSHASAAATEYTDAWVAFANRRKAWAYTQDQLPTTHPIVADITDLEAAKLNFDGITYAKGASVLKQLVAFVGEDAFFEGARRYFVKHAYGNTTLDDLLIELEQASGRDLRDWSKAWLETSGMSTLSLAQDASGATVLHQTEPRPHRVQVGLYDLVDGTLTLRERIGLDILDESTPLDTGDADLVLINDADLTYAKARLDDRSLDTVDEALSTLDDELARGLVWSALWNATRDGELPVIQYLSIVGAHAQHETNVGVLAGLLANASFAARAYLPEALSPQALAAWLDTTWNGLHGAAPGSGAQLVWARAMAEAAEVSPGRADEIRALLSGTAAAPEGLTLDADLRWLLLTALAATGDTTEADVVRELESDDTASGRTAALHARAAVPTAAVRDAAWSSAWNDLTLSNDHLDATISGFRAGGRRDLIAKFDEDYFARIIPAWQARSIEIARRLVVGLFPATPTLTLVDAWLAEHPDAPAALRRLVIEQRDHRERALRVQGAL; from the coding sequence ATGACCACTGCCAACCTCACTCGCGAAGAGACGGCCGCGCGATCCGCGGCCGTCACGGCACGCAGCATCCGCGTCGAGCTCGACCTCACCGGTGCCCCTGACCAGGACCAGGCGACTTTCCCGGTGCGCACCACCCTCGAGTTCGACGCCACGACCACGACGACGTGGATCGACTTCATCGGCGAGCGGGTGGCCCGAGTGGTCGTGAACGGCATCGAGCAGGCTGTGGCCTATGACGGCGCACGGATCGTCGTGGACGGCCTGGCGGCGCAGAACACCGTCGAGATCGAGGCATCCGGTCTCTACAGCCGTTCCGGCGAGGGGCTGCACCGTTTCGTCGACCCCGTGGACGGCGAGACCTACCTGTACACGCACTACGAGCCGGCCGACGCCCGCCGGGTCATGGCGTGCTTCGAACAGCCCGACATGAAGTCCCGCTACACCTTCGTCGTCACCGCGCCCGAAGGGTGGCACGTGCTCTCGAACCAGAGCCCTGCGCACACCGCGCTCGCCGCCGGAACGCAGATCGTCGAGTTCGCGCCGACGCTTCCGCTCTCGAGCTACATCACCTGCATCGCCGCAGGGCCCTACCACCGTGTGCAGGACACTTGGACAGGAGAGGCCGGGGAGATCGCACTCGGCGTCTTCTGCCGTGCCTCACTCGCCCCTCATCTGGACGCCGACGAGATCCTGACCGTCACGAAGCAGGGGCTCGACTTCTTCCACGAGGCCTTCGCGTTCCCGTACCCCTGGGGCAAGTACGACCAGATCTTCGTGCCCGAGTACAACATCGGTGCGATGGAGAACCCTGGGCTCGTCACCTTCACCGAGGCGTACATCTTCCGCGGCGCATCCACGCGCGCGCAGAAGTCGGGGCGCGCGAACACGATCCTGCACGAGATGGCCCACATGTGGTTCGGCGATCTCGTCACGATGCGCTGGTGGGATGACCTGTGGCTCAAGGAGTCCTTCGCCGACTACATGGGATCGCACGCCTCCGCTGCCGCGACAGAGTACACCGACGCCTGGGTGGCGTTCGCCAACCGTCGAAAGGCCTGGGCGTACACGCAGGATCAGCTGCCGACCACGCACCCGATCGTCGCCGACATCACTGACCTCGAAGCGGCCAAGCTCAACTTCGACGGCATCACCTATGCCAAGGGCGCTTCCGTGCTCAAGCAGCTCGTCGCGTTCGTGGGGGAGGACGCCTTCTTCGAGGGCGCACGCCGCTACTTCGTGAAGCACGCGTATGGCAACACGACTCTGGACGACCTTCTCATCGAACTGGAGCAGGCCTCCGGCCGCGACCTTCGCGACTGGTCGAAGGCGTGGCTCGAGACGAGCGGCATGTCGACGCTCTCACTCGCTCAGGATGCCTCGGGCGCCACGGTGCTGCACCAGACGGAGCCTCGCCCGCATCGGGTGCAGGTCGGACTCTACGATCTGGTCGACGGAACGCTGACGCTGCGCGAGCGGATCGGACTCGACATCCTCGACGAATCGACGCCCCTCGACACCGGCGACGCCGACCTCGTGCTCATCAACGATGCCGACCTCACCTACGCGAAAGCGCGTCTCGATGACCGCTCGCTCGACACTGTCGACGAAGCGCTCTCAACGCTCGACGACGAACTCGCCCGCGGCCTCGTCTGGTCAGCGCTCTGGAACGCCACCCGCGACGGGGAGCTCCCCGTCATCCAGTACCTGTCCATCGTCGGCGCGCACGCGCAGCACGAGACCAATGTCGGTGTTCTCGCCGGCCTTCTCGCCAACGCCTCCTTCGCCGCACGCGCCTACCTGCCCGAGGCGCTGAGCCCCCAGGCGCTCGCCGCCTGGCTCGACACGACCTGGAACGGACTGCACGGTGCGGCACCGGGCAGCGGTGCGCAGCTCGTCTGGGCACGAGCCATGGCGGAGGCCGCAGAGGTTTCCCCCGGGAGGGCGGATGAGATCCGTGCGCTGCTGTCGGGCACGGCTGCAGCGCCGGAGGGGCTCACCCTCGACGCCGACCTGCGTTGGCTGCTGCTCACCGCGCTGGCTGCCACAGGTGACACGACCGAGGCGGATGTCGTGCGCGAGCTCGAAAGCGACGACACCGCCAGCGGGCGCACCGCAGCGCTCCACGCGCGCGCCGCCGTGCCGACGGCCGCCGTCCGGGACGCCGCGTGGAGCTCGGCGTGGAACGACCTCACGCTCAGCAACGACCACCTCGATGCCACGATCAGCGGATTCCGCGCGGGCGGACGTCGCGACCTGATCGCGAAGTTCGATGAGGACTACTTCGCGCGGATCATCCCCGCGTGGCAGGCACGGAGCATCGAGATCGCCCGGCGCCTCGTTGTGGGGCTGTTCCCCGCGACGCCGACGCTGACGCTCGTCGATGCGTGGCTCGCGGAGCATCCCGATGCGCCCGCGGCGCTGCGCCGACTCGTCATCGAGCAGCGCGATCACCGGGAGCGCGCGCTGCGTGTGCAGGGAGCGCTCTGA